In the genome of Coriobacteriia bacterium, the window GGCCGACGAGGTCAGCGAGGCGCTCGGCGACGGCTCGCGCTGGGGTTGCGAGGTCACCTACATCCCCCAGGAGGCGCCGCTCGGTCTGGCGCACGCCGTGCTCATCTCCGAGGAGTTCATGGGCGGCGAGCCGTTCGTCATGTACCTCGGCGACAACCTCATCAAGGACGGCATCAGGCCGTTCGTGCGCGAGTTCGAGGCGAACGATTGCGACGCGCAGATCCTGCTCGCGCACGTGCCCAACGCGTCGCAGTTCGGCGTCGCCGAGCTCGCCGAGGACGGTTCGGTGCTCCGGCTGGTCGAGAAGCCGGCGGACCCTCCGAGCGACCTTGCGCTCGTCGGCGTGTACCTCTTCAACCCGCACGTCTTCGACGCGGTCAAGGCAATCGGGCCCTCGGTGCGCGGCGAGCTGGAGATCACGGACGCGATCCAGTGGCTGGTGGACAACCGCCTCGTCGTGCGGCCTCACGTGATCGAGGGCTGGTGGAAGGACACCGGCAAGCTCGAGGACATGCTGGAGGCCAATCGCATCATGCTCGACACGATCGAGACGGACATCGAGGGCGAGATCGACGCGTCATCGCAGGTGCATGGGCGGGTGCGGTTCGGAGCCGGCAGCAGGCTGGTGAACTCGACCGTGCGCGGCCCGGCGGTGATCGGCGAGGGCTGTGAGATCGTGGACGCCTACATAGGACCGTACACCTCCGTGCACGACGGCTGCGCCGTGCTCGGCAGCGAGATCGAGCACTCCATCATGATGCCTGGCGCGCGCGTGGAGCACGCCGGGGCCCGGATCTCCGACAGCCTGATGGGCTGCAACGCCGTCGTCCGTCGGACCGACGGGAGACCGGCTGCGTTCCACCTCATGCTCGGGGACAACTCCGAGGTCGAGATCGTCTAGGAGGCGCGCGTGATAGAGGGCGTGAAGGTGAAGGAGCTCAAGGTCATCCCCGACGACCGCGGGATGCTGATGGAGATGTGGCGCTCGGACGACCCGGACTTCGTCCGCTTCGGCCAGGTGTACATGACGATGGTCTACCCGAGGGTGGTCAAAGCGTGGCACTACCACACGAAGCAGACCGACCACTTCGTGTGCGTCTCGGGGATGGCCAAGGTCGCGCTGCACGACCGGCGGGACGGCTCGTCCACCTTCGGCGAGACCGAGACGCACGTCATCGGGTGGCAGCGCCAGCGGCTCCTGATCATCCCGCCGGGCGTCTACCACGGCTTCACGGCGGTGGGCACCGAGGCGGCCTGCATCATCAACATCCCCAGCGAACCCTACGACCACGAGAACCCGGACGAGCACCGGCTGCCCTTCGACGACGAGGTCATCGGGTACGACTGGGGCGTGAGGAACGGATGAGGCTGCTCGTCTGCGGGGGCGCGGGCTTCATCGGCAGCGGCTTCGTGCGCCGGATGCTCGCCAAGCACGCCGACTGGGAGATCGTGACCTTCGACAAGCTCACCTACGCCGGGAACCGAGAGAACCTCACGACGGTGGCCAAGGATCCGCGGCATACGTTCATCCGGGGAGACATCTGCGACCGGAGGGCGGTGGAGGCGGGCGTCCACCGCCGTGGATGCGTGGACGCGATCGTGAAC includes:
- a CDS encoding dTDP-4-dehydrorhamnose 3,5-epimerase family protein yields the protein MIEGVKVKELKVIPDDRGMLMEMWRSDDPDFVRFGQVYMTMVYPRVVKAWHYHTKQTDHFVCVSGMAKVALHDRRDGSSTFGETETHVIGWQRQRLLIIPPGVYHGFTAVGTEAACIINIPSEPYDHENPDEHRLPFDDEVIGYDWGVRNG
- a CDS encoding glucose-1-phosphate thymidylyltransferase; protein product: MKALVLAGGKGTRLRPITFTRAKQLVPVANKPILFYAIEAIRDAGIREIGVIVGDTADEVSEALGDGSRWGCEVTYIPQEAPLGLAHAVLISEEFMGGEPFVMYLGDNLIKDGIRPFVREFEANDCDAQILLAHVPNASQFGVAELAEDGSVLRLVEKPADPPSDLALVGVYLFNPHVFDAVKAIGPSVRGELEITDAIQWLVDNRLVVRPHVIEGWWKDTGKLEDMLEANRIMLDTIETDIEGEIDASSQVHGRVRFGAGSRLVNSTVRGPAVIGEGCEIVDAYIGPYTSVHDGCAVLGSEIEHSIMMPGARVEHAGARISDSLMGCNAVVRRTDGRPAAFHLMLGDNSEVEIV